In Solanum stenotomum isolate F172 chromosome 6, ASM1918654v1, whole genome shotgun sequence, one DNA window encodes the following:
- the LOC125869198 gene encoding pentatricopeptide repeat-containing protein At3g49740: protein MKLTSKQLIKLNCLLSNFTHSHQFSDVLSLFNQIHSSLHLRPDHYTLSTTLTACANIVNTSFGNQLHGFAIKTDLKQYPHVSNSLLSFYAKSKDLGSVKRVFKEIETPDVYSWTTLLSASTKLGEVGYACKVFDEMPQRNLAVWNAMITGCAESGYHGIALNLFQRMHFLGVRYDNYAFASVLSLCDMELLDFGRQVHSMVIKTGFLVRASVINALVTMYFNCNNDFDAFGVFEEAEDEVLDPVTYNAMIAGLVSMERAEEALVMFKDMRKFSLRPTEFTFVSIMSSCSCIRIASQLHAQVARIGLENYTSIANATITMYASCGNLNAAFLVFERLKVKDSVSWNAMITSYAQNCLDSAAISAYIQMQKEGLEPDEFTIGSILASSESLVIVEIILGVVLKKALILKTEVSNALLSAFCKHGEMKQAYQVFHDMFPRNMISWNTLISGCHLNGLPMGCLHLFSEIVSERLMPNPFTLSIILSVCASISALQQGKEIHTYILKSGFISEISLGNALITLYAKCGLLHWSLKVFQIMTQKDIVSWNSIITAYAQHGKGKEAVHCFEMMQELGGVKPDNTTFNAVLSACSHSGLIDKGIEVFTSMVHTYGIEPTADHFSCIVDLLGRAGYLDEAEKLVKDRHVDVDSTVWWTLFSSCAAYGNVRLGRIAAGFLLETEKNNPTVYVLLSNIYASAENWEDSANVRKLMNKCGVLKQPGSSWIGT from the coding sequence ATGAAGTTAACCTCAAAGCAACTCATCAAACTCAATTGCCTTCTTTCAAACTTCACTCATTCCCACCAATTCTCCGATGTTCTCTCtctcttcaaccaaattcactCTTCCCTTCATCTCCGACCAGATCATTACACCCTTTCAACCACTCTCACCGCATGTGCCAACATTGTAAACACTAGCTTCGGCAATCAGCTCCACGGTTTCGCCATTAAAACAGACCTTAAACAATACCCACATGTATCAAATTCTCTCCTTTCATTCTACGCCAAATCTAAAGATTTGGGTTCTGTTAAAAGGGTctttaaagaaattgaaacCCCAGATGTTTATTCTTGGACTACTCTGTTGTCTGCTTCTACTAAGTTGGGAGAAGTTGGGTATGCTTGTAaggtgtttgatgaaatgccACAGAGGAATTTGGCTGTTTGGAATGCAATGATTACTGGGTGTGCTGAAAGTGGGTATCACGGGATTGCTTTGAATTTGTTTCAAAGAATGCATTTTTTGGGTGTTAGATATGATAATTATGCTTTTGCTAGTGTTTTAAGTTTGTGTGATATGGAGTTATTGGATTTCGGAAGACAAGTGCATTCGATGGTCATCAAGACGGGTTTTTTGGTAAGAGCTTCAGTGATTAATGCTTTGGTTACCATGTATTTTAACtgtaataatgattttgatgcTTTTGGAGTATTTGAAGAAGCTGAGGATGAAGTGCTTGATCCTGTAACTTATAATGCAATGATAGCTGGTTTAGTGAGTATGGAAAGAGCTGAGGAGGCATTAGTAATGTTCAAGGATATGCGTAAGTTTTCTTTGAGACCTACTGAGTTCACTTTTGTGAGTATAATGagttcatgttcatgtattaGAATTGCTTCTCAACTGCATGCTCAAGTTGCTAGAATAGGTTTAGAAAACTATACGTCTATCGCTAATGCAACAATAACCATGTATGCTAGTTGCGGGAACTTGAATGCAgcctttttagtttttgaaagACTGAAGGTGAAGGATAGCGTGTCGTGGAATGCCATGATTACAAGCTATGCCCAAAATTGTTTGGACAGTGCAGCAATTTCTGCATACATTCAGATGCAGAAGGAAGGGTTAGAGCCAGACGAGTTTACGATAGGAAGCATACTCGCAAGCTCAGAGTCTCTAGTAATTGTTGAAATAATTTTGGGTGTTGTTTTGAAGAAGGCTCTTATCTTGAAGACTGAAGTATCTAATGCGCTGCTCTCTGCCTTTTGTAAGCATGGTGAAATGAAGCAAGCTTATCAAGTTTTTCATGACATGTTCCCTAGAAACATGATCTCTTGGAATACATTGATTTCTGGTTGTCATCTCAACGGACTACCCATGGGGTGCTTGCACCTCTTCTCTGAGATTGTGAGTGAACGTTTGATGCCTAATCCTTTTACTCTAAGCATCATTTTGAGTGTTTGTGCCAGCATTTCAGCTCTACAACAAGGGAAGGAGATTCATACTTACATTCTCAAATCTGGATTCATTTCAGAAATATCTTTAGGAAATGCCCTCATCACATTGTATGCAAAATGTGGACTGTTGCATTGGTCTCTAAAGGTGTTCCAGATAATGACACAAAAAGACATAGTTTCTTGGAATTCAATTATTACTGCATATGCACAGCATGGGAAAGGCAAGGAAGCTGTACATTGCTTTGAGATGATGCAAGAATTAGGTGGGGTCAAACCAGATAACACGACCTTTAATGCAGTTCTATCAGCTTGCAGCCATTCAGGCTTAATCGATAAAGGCATTGAAGTTTTTACCTCCATGGTTCATACCTACGGTATAGAACCTACAGCAGACCACTTCTCTTGCATTGTTGATCTTCTAGGCCGGGCTGGATATCTTGATGAGGCAGAAAAACTGGTAAAAGATAGGCATGTTGATGTAGATTCCACTGTTTGGTGGACATTATTCAGTTCATGTGCTGCTTATGGCAACGTTAGACTAGGCAGAATTGCTGCGGGATTTCTGCTTGAGACTGAGAAGAATAACCCCACGGTGTATGTGCTTTTATCCAATATTTATGCTAGTGCAGAGAACTGGGAGGACTCTGCTAATGTGAGGAAACTGATGAATAAATGTGGAGTGTTAAAGCAACCAGGAAGCAGTTGGATAGGGACCTAA